gaagaaccctgcattagaggtttaataaagaaccaccatggttcttatattaatggtataatacagaaccatattggttcctctgaagaaccttctattgaggtttaatatagaaccataagagttacactattaaaccttacaattaacattctatggagggttgtttggttcatctgagaaaaaaacaaatgtatacctttaagagctcttcacatcctttagaatcccacaacctcagaagtgtaagtgctttgataaatcactcaattcaggatgccaacaatttatttattaaacatttatataacaatttattgtttttacaggttaaaccattagagtagtttcagtttcaggtttagttatatacagttttacacagttttattcaacctgtgtgtttttaataattaaaccatattatttacacagtgaaaaaagggtctcgcagcaaactggaaaataaatctatgcatcccacagattttcctgaaacttacacaaaatacattttcaagaacatgtatagaccttgaaaaagctgagataaaatgtatattgaaactgatgaacgtgggtttcttttttcttattcattttttggtggcacaaattagaagagctacagtacagtatttagatcagagcttattatgagtttatgatatctataaattaagactgaatgtttattagttttttgagatcaaaacttctattaaaaacaatttacatttgttataaacaattaattttctaatcagccatttacatttaaaataaatactttttttgatatgtacaattacatttttatatcaaacattctgtttttgtaatcaaattaaatagttgacacaataaattcatttaatttcagattaaatgttaaaatggcattccatcagatcaatataattattccccaagtaaaagtgcagttatttgactgtacatctttaacactggcaaaggtactttgtcagaggtactcagcttcatgaagtacctttccatgaaagtcagaaaattttttagagctttaggatactcaatgcccaaggaaaaataaagagaaaaaatacattcaacagcaagggtgatatccattcctggataatcactgagtatctcaattccatcaacacaaacagagatgtcatctgctgccaatgggcttgttgttcccttgaaaacgatagttggcgtaggtgatggtggtacctgtatagattttaaaataataataataattaataactttattcaacaataaattatgtgaaattgtacttcagcagcatctcaccatacctacaagcagtggcggctcgtgtggtggggctgcggctactttaaagggatttcgtaatattcctccctttaaaaacattttaactgtcggatctcacttaaaacagcgaggaacgtcttaaactcctgttaattgcctacaagtctccctcataattcattaagtacacatttatggcaagccaaattaagagatacctttaaatatttaacagatatctttaaatatttcaaaatatccttaaatcagttgaatatatcttaaaatattttgaaataattagagatatcttaacatattttaagatatctcaaaatggtttacagatatcaggaattaatttggagatatctcaaactcattttgagatatctctaaatgataatttgactttgtatttaacattgaaaacatcaattcagttaagctacatttaaaaagtagagctcaattaacttacttggtcaacaacaaacaacagattttccctctctcgaaacaaagctggcaacagcaacaatgcagcattcattctcagtcctaaaaaaacaaatagggtatcagatcatatacaaagtacaaagcaaacggaagaatgttgagcaaccttggtctgagaggtacaggatctttggctttgcattccaccagtgctctcagttacattcatgaattcattatttgctaaactgcacagataaagaatagtttaaatgatttaaaggtacctaaaaaaacacacacaagactgtagctctccaggaccaggactgaccaccactgatacaaacgttattgtggattggagcaaaaaaatgttaagaacagtatcaacaaagtttctaaaaatctgttcatgcaggtttttcgcattggtttttatgcccctgtgagagttaaataccagctatcttccccatgaaatattatgctctaagtgtatgaaatgaagttgcatcattttctgtttaatagttatttatagatcctattctgagataggtcaaaacaatttgatgtacaataaatatttcttatacattaccattttcctgtgtcttatctgaagcatcttcaatgtaggacatcacagtagttagaagatgcccactagaaagtctgaaaataggatctaacattctggataggccactcattaggttccgttccaagtttactccaaaacgtagttctacttcgtgcaacagctaaaatacagatgctaaagttattattatatttatttatttatcatatgcctttatccaatcttattgtattacttgtattgtaacgcttgaaatgtttttgcttacgattgtaagtcgccctggataagggcgtctgctaagaaataaataataataataataatccaaggcgatatacacagctgtaaaaaagagttgaatacttacaaataatgtagtagttaaaaaaatcaataaataaaacaaaatcaaactaaactgaatgcgagcagaaagaagatgcatgggaaaaaccaggagcagtggagttttgtaaaagctggagcaggtggattgctgatgcagaaaggtcacctaggaggactaattaaagtgattatacatgcttataactaaaaatattaatttctgatcaatcaccatagtagaataaaaactagtacctaccagtttaggatgctttaggaatggaaacagaccaagaacttcttcagtggacttcttctccatcattctttcccgagtgtgtacagttctattcatgctgtcacatatggcttcaatgttcggcctcagtttcgttatttcttttcttatggagtccaagtgtttggcaatactatgctcgtcttctcctgggaactcctcactttgcatctgcaatatgtatcataacattaagtaattcaatacttaagatcaggcatttactgcatgtattctctgtgcttttctttactctggaaaaatgctaaagatcaagtactctccatgaaagccaattagctaataaactacacaatcgcatgtatgtacatgctcacttttaacacgatttaagacgttaattcacgttttaagtaaaacagtgtccccttcaaacatgttaaaggagagattcggaaataacattcaaacgtatgcgcgagtaaataccatcctaactcctaacatccaaaaaaaaaagaaaaaagaaaaaaaataacaataatgtatatatatatatatatatatatatatatatatatatatatatatatatatatatatatatatatatataattgcattccccggtttctacgatatggagtcttgcatgccccgctagctacgatatggagtctttccatccacctccggttgcttcattccggaggtgcatgcaatttatttatatatatatatatatatatatatatatatatatatatatatatatatatatatatatatatatatatatatatgcatgccccggtagctaaaagcttagttacggctctgggcaaaaccaacgcccttggccagtatacaatatttttctctatgcattcttttctgttgagcactcctgacaccgttgaaaaggtgagtctcaggtcgcctgcggatacataagtccaatcattgcgtctgaacctggtgtgtaatcccaaggtaactgctcacttttaacacgatttaagacgttaattcacgttttaagtaatacagtgtccccttcaaacatgttaaaggagagattcggaaataacattcaaacctatgcgcgagtaaataccatcctaactcctaacatccaaaaaaaaaatgaaaaaagtaaaaaaaataccaataatatatatatatatatatatatatatatatatatatatatatatatatatatatatatatatataattgcatgccccggtagctccgatatggagtcttgcatgccccgctagctacgatatggagtctttccatccacctccggttgcttcattccggaggtgcatgcaatatatatatatatatatatatatatatatatatatatatatatatatatatatatatatatatatatatatatatatatatgcatgccccggtagctaaaagctcagttacggctctgggcaaaaccaacgcccttggccagtatacaatatttttctctatgcattcttttctgttgagcactcctgacaccgttgaaacggtgagtctcgggtcgcctgcggatacataactCCAATCATtgagtctgaacctggtgtgtaatcccaaggtaactgctcacttttaacacgatttaagacgttaattcacgttttaagtaatacagtgtccccttcaaacatgttaaaggagagattcggaaataacgttctaacctatgcgcgagtaaataccatcctaactcctaacatccaaaaaaaaaatgaaaaaagaaaaaaaataacaataatatatatatatatatatatatatatatatatatatatatatatatatatatatatatatatatatttgcatgccccggtagctccgatatggagtcttgcatgccccgctagctacgatatggagtctttccatccacctccggttgcttcattccggaggtgcatgcaatatatatatatatatatatatatatatatatatatatatatatatatatatatatatatatatatatatgcatgccccggtagctaaaagcttagttacggctctgggcaaaaccaacgcccttggccagtatactactatgcattcgtatctagcggTATATCGTAGCTAGcagtataccggctcttaaggtagcttgtgttggagcagcaggacaagctcgccatcccgcccgctgctcacaaaaacacaacgcacccaggggagagataccatggtaaataggtaacctatttaccatggtatccctcccctgcggcggctgctcttgatctccggctgctcttgatctccgtgaacacacccgctgtcacattgaagcgcttgaaaacacagcacaacattccctaataaaacttgcaatgcattatgacttcaaaggtatggctttaagtctatgacattattatttattgattttattttgttttatttctttgatcaccaactgccacgtcaacacactcgtttatttatgcagtactcctgacgaacttcaccaattgaccgcatcgtaccggctcttaaggtagcttgtgttggagcagcaggacaagctcgccatcccgcccgctgctttcctgcattactactcaccaaaaccgttcgccgaaacaaaaataggtaaataggtaacctatttaccatggtatctctcccgggtgccttgtgttttgcgccggctgctcttgatctccgtgaacgcacccgctgtctccaaaccttgcagagcagcacattgaagcgcttgaaaacacagcacaacattccctaataacacttgcaatgcattatgacttcaaaggtatgactttaagtctattacattattatttattgattttattttgttttatttctttgatcaccaactgccacgacaacacactcgtttttttatgcagtactcctgacgaacttcacccattgcccgcatcgtaccggctcttaaggtagcttgtgttggagcagcaggacaagctcgccatcccgcccgctgcattcctgcattactgctcaccaaaatacaacgcacccaggggagagataccatggtaaataggtaacctatttaccatggtatccctcccctgcggcggctgctcttgatctccggctgctcttgatctccgtgaacgcacccgctgtcacattgaagcgcttgaaaacacagcacaacattccctaataacacttgcaatgcattatgacttcaaaggtatggctttaagtctatgacattattatttattgattttattttgttttatttctttgatcaccaactgccacgacaacacactcgtttttttatgcagtactactgacgaacttcacccattgcccgcatcgtaccggctcttaaggtagcttgtgttggagcagcaggacaagctcgccatcccgcctgctgctttcctgcattactgctcaccaaaacacaacgcacccaggggagagataccatggtaaataggtaacctatttaccatggtatccctcccctgcggcggctgctcttgatctccggctgctcttgatctccgtgaacgcacccgctgtctccaaaccttgcagatcagctcattgaagcgcttgaaaacacagcacaacattccctaataacacttgcaatgcattatgacttcaaaggtatggctttaagtctatgacattattatttattgattttattttgttttatttctttgatcaccaactgccacgacaacacactcgtttttttatgcagtacactcttagaaaaaagggtacaatatagaaccctaaaaggttctatctgctggtatagatttggaaccattttgaagtgctatatggaaccttttaaaatggttctttggaagaaccctgcattagaggtttaataaagaaccaccatggttcttatattaatggtataatacagaaccatattggttcctctgaagaaccttctattgaggtttaatatagaaccataagagttacactattaaaccttacaattaacattctatggagggttgtttggttcatctgagaaaaaacaaatgtatacctttaagagctcttcacatcctttagaatcccacaacctcagaagtgtaagtgctttgataaatcactcaattcaggatgccaacaatttatttattaaacatttatataacaatttattgtttttacaggttaaaccattagagtagtttcagtttcaggtttagttatatacagttttacacagttttattcaacctgtgtgtttttaataattaaaccatattatttacacagtgaaaaaagggtctcgcagcaaactggaaaataaatctatgcatcccacagattttcctgaaacttacacaaaatacattttcaagaacatgtatagaccttgaaaaagctgagataaaatgtatattgaaactgatgaacgtgggtttcttttttcttattcattttttggtggcacaaattagaagagctacagtacagtatttagatcagagcttattatgagtttatgatatctataaattaagactgaatgtttattagttttttgagatcaaaacttctattaaaaacaatttacatttgttataaacaattaattttctaatcagccatttacatttaaaataaatactttttttgatatgtacaattacatttttatatcaaacattctgtttttgtaatcaaattaaatagttgacacaataaattcatttaatttcagattaaatgttaaaatggcattccatcagatcaatataattattccccaagtaaaagtgcagttatttgactgtacatctttaacactggcaaaggtactttgtcagaggtactcagcttcatgaagtacctttccatgaaagtcagaaaattttttagagctttaggatactcaatgcccaaggaaaaataaagagaaaaaatacattcaacagcaagggtgatatccattcctggataatcactgagtatctcaattccatcaacacaaacagagatgtcatctgctgccaatgggcttgttgttcccttgaaaacgatagttggcgtaggtgatggtggtacctgtatagattttaaaataataataataattaataactttattcaacaataaattatgtgaaattgtacttcagcagcatctcaccatacctacaagcagtggcggctcgtgtggtggggctgcggctactttaaagggatttcgtaatattcctccctttaaaaacattttaactgtcggatctcacttaaaacagcgaggaacgtcttaaactcctgttaattgcctacaagtctccctcataattcattaagtacacatttatggcaagccaaattaagagatacctttaaatatttaacagatatctttaaatatttcaaaatatccttaaatcagttgaatatatcttaaaatattttgaaataattagagatatcttaacatattttaagatatctcaaaatggtttacagatatcaggaattaatttggagatatctcaaactcattttgagatatctctaaatgataatttgactttgtatttaacattgaaaacatcaattcagttaagctacatttaaaaagtagagctcaattaacttacttggtcaacaacaaacaacagattttccctctctcgaaacaaagctggcaacagcaacaatgcagcattcattctcagtcctaaaaaacaaatagggtatcagatcatatacaaagtacaaagcaaacagaagaatgttgagcaaccttggtctgagaggtacaggatctttggctttgcattccaccagtgctctcagttacattcatgaattcattatttgctaaactgcacagataaagaatagtttaaatgatttaaaggtacctaaaaaaacacacacaagactgtagctctccaggaccaggactgaccaccactgatacaaacgttattgtggattggagcaaaaaaatgttaagaacagtatcaacaaagtttctaaaaatctgttcatgcaggtttttcgcattggtttttatgcccctgtgagagttaaataccagctatcttccccatgaaatattatgctctaagtgtatgaaatgaagttgcatcattttctgtttaatagttatttatagatcctat
Above is a window of Acipenser ruthenus chromosome 14, fAciRut3.2 maternal haplotype, whole genome shotgun sequence DNA encoding:
- the LOC131697435 gene encoding uncharacterized protein LOC131697435, which translates into the protein MQSEEFPGEDEHSIAKHLDSIRKEITKLRPNIEAICDSMNRTVHTRERMMEKKSTEEVLGLFPFLKHPKLLLHEVELRFGVNLERNLMSGLSRMVDPIFRLSSGHLLTTVMSYIEDASDKTQENGLRMNAALLLLPALFRERENLLFVVDQVPPSPTPTIVFKGTTSPLAADDISVCVDGIEILSDYPGMDITLAVECIFSLYFSLGIEYPKALKNFLTFMERYFMKLSTSDKVPLPVLKMYSQITALLLGE